One segment of Solanum lycopersicum chromosome 1, SLM_r2.1 DNA contains the following:
- the LOC138342240 gene encoding uncharacterized protein, with the protein MPIGKLAKWQMLLSEFDIVYVTQKAIRTHDLADHLAENPVDEEYEPLKTYFHDEEVSFVCEDISETYPVCVEFVQEVLQDRVRHTTKIQNELADALATIASLIKHTDKDYIDPVDIELKEHPVHYFHVEAEPDGLPWHFDINKYLESGTCPEDATTNQKKSIHTPYGP; encoded by the exons ATGCCGATCGGAAAGTTAGCTAAATGGCAAATGCTGTTGAGTGAATTTGAcattgtgtatgtgactcagaaAGCGATAAGGACACATGATTTGGCTGATCATCTCGCAGAAAATCCtgttgatgaagagtatgaaccacttaagacttattttcacgatgaagaagtgtcatttgtgtGTGAGGATATTTCTGAAACCTATCCAG TATGTGTAGAATTTGTGCAAGAGGTTTTGCAAGATCGAGTTAGACATACTACCAAAATACAAAACGAATTGGCCGATGCTCTTGCCACAATCGCTTCGTTGATTAAACATACGGATAAAGATTATATTGATCCTGTggatatagagttgaaagaacatcCAGTCCATTATTTCCATGTCGAAGCAGAACCTGACGGTTTGCCTTGgcattttgatataaataagtATTTGGAGTCTGGAACTTGTCCTGAAGATGCTACGACCAACCAAAAGAAGTCGATACATACGCCGTATGGCCCTTAG
- the LOC138342239 gene encoding uncharacterized protein: protein MENGCCKFVQKCYICQVHSDLIRLPPHELNAKSSPWPFVAWGMDVISPIEPPASNGFWLPLIISPSGWKQLLTSYRPTVRTSTGATPYLLVYGTEAVIPAKVEIPSLRIIQEAELRNVEWKRVRAKKFEVGQLVFKRIFPHQHENKGKSAPNWKGPYMVRKVLSGGALVLS from the exons ATGGAAAATGGTTGTTGCAAGTTTGTGCAAAAATGCTATATATGTCAAGTGCACAGTGATTTGATCAGAttgccacctcacgaacttaatgctAAGAGTTCACCgtggccatttgtagcttggggaatggatgtcatcaGTCCGATAGAGCCACCTGCTTCTAATGGattttggttgccattgattatttcaccaagtgggtggaagcagcttCTTACAA GTTATCGACCGACTGTCAGAACATCGACTGGTGCTACTCCGTACTTACTGGTATATGGAACAGAGGCAGTCATACCTGCTAAAGTTGAGATACCGTCATTgagaatcatccaagaagctgagttGCGTAATGTTGAATGG AAGAGAGTAAGAGccaaaaaatttgaagttggtcagttggtttttaagcgtatttttcctcatcaacaCGAGAACAAAGGAAAGTCCGCACCGAACTGGAAAGGACCTTACATGGTTCGCAAAgtattatctggaggtgctttggtcctgTCGTAG